CAGATATAACATAAAGAACTCCTCTGGGAGCCCAGCTATGAGCTGGGCCCTTTTTacctctgccctctgctctctgcaaTTGTGCTGATGGCTCTGATAGTCCAGAGATGATAAAATGTGGGTAATGTATAAAGGTGACGCCACTCGCCTGAGGACCCATAGTTATTAATTAGTACAAACTGGAGGTAGAATTCAAACCCTCTTTGTGCAGCAGCACCTCTTAGAGATAAATGATACAGATCCTGCCTGGCCAGGAAAGGCCATTTAGAGGCATGGGAAAGGCAGTGTGTGTACAGGCCCCACATCCAGGGCAGAAATCCTGGTGGCTTACATCCTCATTTCTGCTCTGACAAAATCATCCAGTCATCTAGTTAAAAGTTTACCCAGGGCTCACAAACCCAGGGATGTAGGTTAGAGGAAATAAGAGCCAGGATCAGACTGAGGCCTGGTCCATACACCTCCACACACCTTCCTTTCCACAGTTCCCGAGGGCTTGTGCTCTGCCTCTCTGAGAACCCAGTTTAGTCCCCACACTCCTGTCTTACTTATCTGGACAATGGCATCTGGGCCCCACAACACTGAGTTCCAGTTCTGAAGCCTTTTCTATTCAGTGCGCTATCCCACTGTTGGCCTCAGTTTAAAATGAAGGTAACTGCTGCACACAACACTGCAGGAAACGGCAGCAACAGCTGGGGAGGGGCCGTGTGCCTGAACAGTGACTCAGTGCCCAGCTTTCCCCAGCATTCAGACTTCTTCCCTCGGGGCTTGACCATATGCCCCACCCACTTGAGTCTCTATAGCCCAGGCAGGTGAAGGGACCCAGTTTGCAGGTGGGGCTTCTGTGATGAACACAGCTCAGCTTCTGGGTGGGGACCCTGGGCCAGGATGACATTATTCATCTCCTATCCCCACCCTCACCTGCTCAGGCCCAGCTGGATCTGACTAAGGAGCACCAAGTCTGAGGGAAAGATATCTTTTGGGCCAATCCAGCTTCCAATCCTTCCGTTTCCTGGAGCCAGGATTCAGAGGGGActctggaggggtggggggtgggggggtggggatagCTGGAAGCAAGATCAGCCCAAGCACAACAATTTATCACTTGTTCTGGGATAGTCCATAGTGAGACACTCATGCTTTGAACATGAGGTGCCCCAAATGGGAGTCAGTTAGTCCTTGTTAAATGTTTGATTGTAACCAAGATCCTGCCTCAACCGGTTTCCTCTTCCACAATACAGGAAGGACCCTCCCTGGCTAGGCTAACTCTCCAGCCATCAGTGCTCACCAACACGTGTAGGAAAGACATCCTCATCGTTGATGAGACCCTCGATCCAGTCCATGAGCAATGCCATATAGCGGGGTGCTGAGAGCTTGGCAGGCCTTCGGTACTGACGCTCGTCCTGCCAGCGGTACTCATAGCGGGGCCCACCAGCCATGACTGGGCAGCTGGTTTCACTGCAGTGCTCAGCCATGGTGCCATAGATGAGGTTGATACGGTTGAAGAAGTCCACCACATGCACAGCAATCCAGTCATCGATGCTCTCGCCAGGCGGCAGCCTCACCACACTCCGAAGGTCCAGGCCGGACTTGAGTGAAGCTTGTGCTTTCTTATATAGCTCAAAGCGCTGTGTGCCAGGCTCGAAGCGCTTCCGGGGCCGGAACGTCTTGTCCTTAGCAAACACTTGCTTCAAACACAGTGCCATGGCCAGGCAGGTAAAGCTGGATGTCTAGGCACAGGGACCTGAAGATGCCCTGCCAGAGACAAGGGCAGGAGAAATAGGTGGTCAGGGCCTTATAAAGTGGGTTTTGACTTCCTAACACACCATTTTTCTCTTAGCTGTCGCCTGGGGACAGTTTCTTTACCTTCATGAAACCTTCATCTCCAGCAGTGTCTAATCCTTTGTGGTCTACTTTAGCCACACCCCCTACCCCTGAAGCCGCTCCACATGCCTTTCATTCTGTTTACTTTCCTCCCAGCTTTCTTTGAATCCTGCAGAGGGTGTGCCCTGGGCTCCAAACCAGTGCTTACAGGACATACTGTTGAGCTTTACAGAAGTGACAGAAGTTTCTGCAGGCCCACCAGGGGACAGGGACACCAGACAAGATGTTCTCTGGAAGCCCCGTAGGTCAGCTGTATAGTCAGAGAGCCCGGCTGCACTgtacttgggggagggggtgggccCTGGATTTTGATTTCCTCCGGGATATCCCGAAGTCCATCCGGCCACCGGGGATTCCCAGGGAGCAGAAGGGACTTTTCTAccaaaaatgtcttttcttttttctttaccctGAAAGAGGAAAGGGCCCTCATAAGGCCAGCTGGGTGGCCTTAAGTGTGGCTGCAGGCTCTGCAGGAAGGGGAGGGTGGCAGGCTGAGAAGAGTGCTACTTCCTCTGACAGACACACTAGAGTTCCTTTCCTCAAAGCTAACCCCCTTCAATTCCAGAATGTATGAGCTGCTGGCCCTCCCCCTGCACCTGACTCTCCATGGATTTTCAGCATACCTGCTATGCACCTGGCACTGGGGGCTGGGAAGTACAGCCAAACCCATCCTACTGGTCCTTCTGGAGGTTTGCTTTACCTCTTAGAACGGAAGGATCCCAGACTCAGAACAGACTTCAGGGTGTATCTATCAGagcaacccccctcccccaacacacacacaccaaagtccTAGGATCTTGTCCCTGCTTCGAAACTAGCTTGCTTACATCATGGATTTAGTCCATGATCCTTGCACACCCTACAGGTGTGTAAGTGTCTCAGGCACTTCATCTCCCGCACCAACATACATGGGCTATTGGAGAATGCAGATGCAGGCAACTGCCAAGACTGAAAGAGCCACAAACTGACCACAGACCCTGGCCACAGACTTAGAAACTGAGCTCAGACTCCATGCCAAACTCCGGTTTGCTCCCAGTCCTGGTTAGTCTGAGCCTTGAGCCTAGCTCCACACTGAATGAGGCTCGACGCAATGGCAGACAAAGCTTATCCTTCACCTCGGCGGACCTGACTTGGAGGCAGCTTCCTTTCTCATTGGTAACTGCTGTGGCAGgattggggaagaaagggagtgAATAAGGTGACAGTGTGACCAAAGGGTGACAGTGTGAGCACAGAGGATGTCACTTCTGGCAACAAATCCAACTTACAGAAATGTTTGCAACAGGAGTCATCCTTTCTAATAACAGCAGGCAGACAGAATGGAACAACCAGGAAAGACATGAGCAGTTTGGAGGGTAGAGAGCTCTTGGAGGAGAGCTCTGACCTCTTGGAAGATGCGTGAAGACTTGGAAAGTCCTCCCATTtattctgcccctcccccccaaagaAATGCCAGGCTGGGACCTGAAAACTCTATACACTTCGGTTGCTGTCTTCCTTATAAGCTCTGTTTGGGGCAGGTCTTCCAAAATCAGTCACTGTAATCAGTGGGGTCCTCCACCTTCCTTTGGTCTTCCCATTACTGATTGTTACAGATTCTCTCACTCTGTTTTCCTATTCCACAGCCTGCCTTTCCTGACCCACCTGCCTCCAGGAGTCACCCTGGGATTCTCCTTGATCCCTAAACATGTCCTCACTCTCCTGCCCGTGTGTCTTTTGCTggtcaatttttgttttttttctttccatctgaCTGAATGCTTCCTTCTTCAGCAGCCTCCTCCAGATCTCAACCCTGTGGGTGAGCTTCTCTTTGGCTGTTTCTGTTCCTACCCCTCTCCACATTAAGTCAGGACTTAAGTTGGTGGCTAGGCTTTAGGAAAAGCTTAGACTTCAGAGTCGTAGAgttggctggggagatggttcagtgggtaaagcacttgcaaTGCAAGCAAGACGACCAGTTTGGATCCCCACAACCTATGAAAAGCCTGACAAGGCATGGCAGCCtgctgtaaccctagcactcaggaggcagaggctgggagtCCCTGGGGCAAGCTGCCTAGCTAGACTAGCCAGCCTTGGGAAGCCTCAGCTTCAGTAAGGCCTTGCCTTAGGTTGGTGAGATGTTACAGTCGGAAAACTTGTttgcctgagtttgagtcccaaaACCAacctggtggaaggagagcacTCCCACAAACTGTCTCTgaccttcatatatatatgtgtgtatgcacacataaaatgtaattaaaatttaaaaataaatctcacctCTCAATAaatgaagagagaaggggaaagaactGATGTCAGCTCTGGGCCTCCATCTCTGCCTGCCCACCTTCACATAcccacaataacacacacacagagagagagagagagagagagagagagagagagagagagagagagagagagagagagacagagagacagagaggaataaaaatttttaagttgAAATGGCTCTGAGAAGTGGTGGATCCCACATgaacagatggagaaactgaggcctaggAGGAGGATTTGAGGAGCCTGACTTTGCACAGCAAGTTATAAGAAGTAAGGGATTGGTATAAAAAGGGACTCTGCCTATGACAGGGTACAAAGTTCCCCTTTCCTGCTTTGTCTGGTCACTAGCCTGGTGATGATCGAGGAGGGAGGAAATAAAGAGGCCCCACCTCCCTGGTGTAGAACTTTAGGGCCCAGGCCTTTTCCTAGAAAGAGTAAGCTTGGAGGTGAGTAGGAAGGTAGCTAAGAGGGCATCCCCTCCTTTCACTGTCTGTTACTACTATCCTCTCCCAGCCTCACATCATCACTGAAATTGTTTCTCATGGAGCCTCTGTTCCCCATTCCCTGTGGACCCTCCACTTTAATCACTGGGTAGGTGGTCAGTGGTTTGCTCACTCTGTGACCAAGCATTTAATCCTCCCAGATGAAGAGCACAGGCTGACACTGCCTGTTTCTCTTACCTAGCCCCCTGCCAGGGACACACCTGCTCCTCTCAGCCTGGTTTAGAAACAGCCAGAAGACGGCCCCAGTTTGAACTCAGAATCTAGCCTAGCATGCCCTGCGGGACAAGATCTAAGTTTGAGATTCTCAGAGAAAAGCGGGAGTGAAAGCCTAGCGCTTGTCTAGCCAGACCCGCCCCCACCTCCCGCGAGCCCCTAAGAACCTCCCCTTATCTTCAGCTGTTAGGGCCAAACAGGTCCTAGGACCCAGAGGAGCCAGCCTGACATTTCCGCTCCTGAAGACACGCCCCCACTACCACCAGCCACCGCCACCCCCACCCTGGACTTCGGACGCGGTGAGCCTCGGACCCTGGGCTGAGGACTGTGGCCAGCCTGCTTTTGGGCTGGAGTCGCTTCCAGAAGGTGCCATGCGAGGACCAAGAAGAACTAAAAGTGGAAGCAAGACCGAGCCGCCGGGGGGCGCGGAGACGCGGCGGCGCTCACTCACCCGCTCCGCCTGAGTGGACAGCTCCAGGTCTCTGTCCCTGCGGCCACACCGCAGCGCGCCGGGTCGTCCTCCTGCCTGTGATCCCGCCGGGCCGGTCTCAGCGTCTATCCACACCAGTCTGCTCTGGGCCGCGGCCGCCGTCCCGCCGCCAGTGCTCGCGGAGACGCCAGCTCCGCCCCGGGCTCAGCCACGCCGCGGCCACGGGGCGGGGAGGGGCGGGGAAAGGGACTCCCCCCGTCCCAGGATACACACTCTTCTCTCCAGCCTTTCCGGGAAGTGGGAAGTCCGATCGGGCTCGCTGTCTCCCCGAGGGCAAAGGACTAACTGAGGAGCCGCCCCAAGGGACCGCCTGGATCTTCCCTAAGGAGATAGCCTCAGATTTATAGACTGTAGAGTGGGAACAAGttctgcttcctgcctgaagcagaaagaaaaacgcTATGGTTTGGTTTCCTAGCTGTCCTGCAGTTATCTGAGCTTCACTGGTCTCTGAACCCAATAAAAGTTACTAGCAGCCTATATGTTCAGCTTCAGCCCACTGCCACACACAGCAACTCAGAACCTGCTGGTGGTGgatggcgcatgtctttaatttcagcactagggaggcagaggcaggcaaatctctgtgagttccaggatagccagggctaggTGGTAAGAcgctctctcaaaacaaaacaaccccccccccccaaaaaaaaaacccacttaaagtgaatgagtgaatgaatggctCGCGCGGATGGGAATCATGGACTGGGTCACTCCAGACAGGAAGGACTAACTCCTTACACACCTTCCCTGCATCTTGTTCTGGTTGTATAGACTCTCACACCATCCAAAGTTACTCTTTTTCCCATCTTCCTTTGTCTCTATTGTTCTTTAGAATGGCTTCTCGCCAAGTCTGTTCCATCTGGTTTCAAGCCTTGATCTGCATTACCCACTCTTCTACCTAGATTCCTCCCCTGGAAACAGGCTGGTATCCCACATCAGTGCTCAATGCATACCACGGCTTGGCCCATGACTCAGTCTGCAGGATCTGCCTGGGGTGAAGAAGTTGAAGACTTTGTAGACTAGGTGGGTGCTAAGGTTAGTTAACCTTCATTGTTAACTTCACTAGCTTCAGAACTGTCAAGGAGACACATCTCTGGGACTGTGTGTTTCCAAGGGGTTTAACTAAGGAGGATCGAGTCTCCTTGAATGTGTGTCCTACCATCCCCATGGGCTAGAGTCCTGGACTAAACtaaaagaaagggggcagggagCTAATGGAGCACAGGTATTCATCCACCTCGATTTCTTGACCACTGCCCCAGGCTCCTGCTGTCCCCACTCAGAGCCGCTCTCTCGCCATACTTTCCCCACCACGATGGATTGCATTctcaaaccgtgagccaaaaCAAAACGCTTTTCCTGAGTATTTTGTCACACATGAAAAGTAAGTAACACAGAAGGTCAAGGCAGGCAGAAGACATCCTGGAGGATGTGAAGAGTGGGCAGGAGTGACTGTGGAGTCACTGGAGCCAGAGGTCTCACACCCTGACAAGACTGCCCCATTGGATtccctgggtctgggtctgggccTGGGCCTGCTTTCTCAATTACATGAGAACACACTTAAGAATTTTAGGTTAGAACTGAGGACTCGTTCTTTGACTAAGGgcttcttgtgttcttttgttcttttttaatttatctactttatgtatgagtgctctgttgCATGTActcctgcatgccagaagagggcacatcagatccctttatagatggttgtgagccaccatgtgggtactgggaattgaactcaggacctgtggaagagcagtcattgcccttaatcactgagccatctctctagcctgagaCCTTATTTCTGTTCCCGCATAAAATTCTCCACTGTTTTGTGCCTGAGACTTAATTGGTCCCAAATTTCttataaactgttttttttaacatattgATGGAATTCACATTAAATATACTATCAATTTGATATAATAATCAGAGCATTTTTGTTGAGTGTGACAGTGCACTGAGATCAAGATGATGAATTAGTCACTGATTTCAGCTGCTGACAAGTCAGCAGCTGGGACACAACATATGCAGGTGACTGGGTCACAGCTTAGTCATTCAGAGATAGAAATGGGGTACATAATGCATGGGTGGTCCAACATAGGCGAGGGTGGGGATATCCACAGGAAACCCAGAGCACCCTGTTTTGAGGAGACTTTAACAGTGCCACTGCTTATAGGTATAGCTAGTGGTAGGGAAGCCATATAGAGGAGACTGTATCACCAATGAGATAGCAAGGGCTGCAGATAGCTGTCAGCAACCCTAAGCTGAGGTACACTGGGAATAGGAGATATGAGAAGGCTACAGCTAGCTCTGTGGCCTAAGGTAGAGACCATACCCAGATCATAGCagtcaagggaaaaaaaaaaccattggcCAATAAGGTCCTCagtttcctctcatctctggccAAGTTCCCCATAGCCAAGTCCCATTAAAAGCCAAGGACAAGGGAACCTGTTGCCACAGCCCAGAGGTCAGCCCCCTGGATGCAGAGCTGGGAGGAGGATCTGGTAGAACAGTGTTGGGAAAAGGATGATGTCACCGAGGAAATGGCTTAGAAACTGCATGAGCTCTTCTTAGCATTCTGttctaaatattttacaaatgtcGGTTGTAATTTCTTCTCCCTAACTCTTGGATGATTTAGAAGTGGGGCTTTAGCTTCTCATCCTAGGAAGGGTTATGGGTTTTCTTGGTCACTGCTCCTTACATTGCCTTGTGGTCAGAGATCTTGGACTATGAGATTCTTTGGAATTTGATACGACTTCCTCTGTGGCTTTGTACATGGTCATTTTCTGTGCCTCTGAGCTAGGTTTTATAGGAAAGGCAGGAATTTAGTGAAGAATGAAAAGACTCTCACTGTGCGGGATATGTAGGCAATCATTCTGAAGGAATTTAGAAGTTCCAGGGTCACGTGCAGACTCTTGAATGTCTGTAGGGCAGCACAGAGAGATGGCGTGGATTTCTTCATGCCCACACCCCTTCCTGCTACTCTCAGTTGGGGCTGTATCCTTTCAGGAGGCCCTTCTGAGGCTGAGAGGATCCAGACCATGCAGACAAGTTCCTGCCTTATTGCATATCTATTGTGTGACCTTGGTTTAGTCTCACCCGCTCTGGTGGACTGTCACTGACCAGTACTCACCGTACATTTTATACTGTTAAGTCACTGTCCCCTCTTACTGTGTCCTCAATGGGCTCCAGCAGGGCCCATCTCTTTAGGTTAGTGGGTGCTGGAAGGGACCCAGGACAGTGTGTGTACCCTCTTCCATTGCACAGCCCAGGCACCTATCTCCATGACAGAAGCTCCAAGTGACCACACTGGTGTGTTCAGGAGACTTGGACACCTGCCCTTACTGCCCCTTTACACCCTCTGTTGTCCTGAAAAAGCCCTATCCCCTCTTTgggactcagtttcctcatctgtaccaCCAAAGCATCCTGTAGCCGCACCAAGCGTTCTCCAAGTGCCTTATCAGAACTAGCTCTCAGCCACATCCTGCTAGGCCTGTACCCAGATAGAGTGGCCTCTTCCTGGGGactcccagcccctcccatgcCAGGAAAGGCCCCCATCTTCTTCCTGAAACGAGCTATCACACCCCTACTTCACTTTACCAAGCATCTGGCATCTATTAGAGCCCTTGAGGGCCAACCCTCTCTTCATTCACTGCAGTTTCTAAATCAGCTTCTGCCCTTCCCAGGAGGCAGGATTACTCATCCTAGCCTGTTGAGTGGAAACCTGACAATCAGAGGAATTGAGGTGAGGCTTCCTTTAGCTCGAAGAAGACAAAGTTCAGTGGAATATGACCAGAGAAGACAGGATTGACAAGGATATGCAGTAAGATTtagtgtgaccttgaacaaggCACACGTTCTTGCTGAGCCTATTTCCCCTTCTCTAAAATAGCAACAACATCTGCTCCCCTGAAGAGCTGTTAGGACCACATGTGTTAGTtagctcctgcaagcagcagacGGTGATGGCCAGTATGTTTCAGAGGTACTGCCTTCAAAGTATTTGTGTAGAAGAGCTGGGCTTAGTCTGGGGTCCTGCGGTGCAGTAGTAAAGGCTCAGGACGATGTGAGAAGACGCTAGCACATCAGAGCTGGGCAGTTATGATGCCTCCCTGGCCTGCTGATTTTTGAAAGGGAGATGTGCAAGCAGAAGTGAACCAGCAGCCCCTTAGGATATCATATTTAGGGTCCTAGTTCCTTTCAGAGCTTCAGACTGCCATGTTCTTTGCTCCAAAGTCCTCCTCCCTTCCAACTCCACCCTCGCCCCTTGAGATGGAGACAGCTTTCACATCTCCAAGTTTAGGGTCTTCTATCTTGGGAAGAAGGACTCTAGTTTTTGATAGGAGCCTGGTTGACCCAAAGGAGACAAGTCCATAGTCCCCTGGACCTTGGCATGGCTCTGGGATACACTGTCTCCTTTCTTCAATCCCTTGGGTTAGTTCACACCCTGTGAGTGGAGGTGACAGTTGGGAAGGAGTGTCCTAGGTTCAGCCTTCCATGGTACACAAAATGTAGCCCACAAGCTGCACAAAATGTCCAATCCCATCCCTTCCTATGCTGCCGTGTTCCCTCAATTGCAGTCTCTAGGGACACCTGCCTAAAGCACTGAGTTCAAAGCCCTTCTTCAGGAACCTCCTTAGACTTCCCCACggtcctctcttccttcttctacaACACCTGCCTAGGAATTACCAGTGGAAACATGATGGGGGTCCTTATGGCCCATGTGGGGCTAGAGTGGGATCTTTTAGTTATCATTGGTCCAACGGTAGGAAATGAATGCAGTTTTAGCAACTAGAAAGTATGATGGGGTGCAAACTACACATCCACTCCTGGAAGTGCATctgtcattcatttattcattcaacaagtgTTTACCAAGGGCTTATTAAAGGTCATAACTTGTAATGGATTAGGAGCAGACTTTGTCCTTACATGGTGGGACTCAGCCTTCTGTGGAACTTTCATTggaaagtttatttattttacacccCCATAGAACCCTGTGGTAACACTAAGGGCTATAAGGAACTTTCATTTTACTATCTAGTTCAAAACCCTGAGACTGGAACAGAACATTAGTGACCATTATCAGGGAAGTGTGTGACTCATATAAAAAGGTCCAATAATTAATCTAATAATCTGGAAGTACTTGAGAAAACTTAGGCACAGGGAAATATGGATTGTTCCAATGctaaatcattaaaaacaaaacaaaacaaaaaaaaccttcagtAAAACGTCTACACACTAGTGCTTGAGACGTGTTTTCTCAGTTCTTCCTTTGGCAACCTGGGGAGTTTGTCTTTGCTtcagagggaggaatggagaaatAAGAAAGATACAGTTTCCCCTACAGGGCCAGAACACTTGGATAAGGTCCTAAACTGTCCTGCAGTTCTCTCTGTGTCCCCTCCTGATGTTACTTTCAGGAGATGGAAAAATTATGTCAGCTGCAGCAATTCAGACAGTGGTGGGGTTCACTTCTTAGTAGAGACCTGACTGTACCCCAGGAAGTCTGGATTCCATGACAAGCATAGCCTGTAACTTCCTGCACTTGTTATCTGGCTTGTCACAAGGCAGCATGTGAGGCTCTGCAGAAAAACAGCTTGGGGAGTGTCCACGTGTGTGAGTATTCTCTTCCAAGAGTTTTCCTGAACAGCCTCAGCTACCTAGAAACAGTCTGTTCTTGATGTTTTGCAGATGTGCCCCCATTGTCTTCCCTTTCATTCTATAAACCCTTACAAGTGGggtcttatttattttacacccCCCATGGAACCCTGTGGTAACACTAAGGGTTATGAGGAACTTTCTGTCTTATGGAGCGTTTTCAGTATCTGGTCACTTCTGAATCTGTCtacaacctagatatatgaatATTGACTTCAAAGGAGGAAATCAGTTAGCTCAGAAGCACAGCCCAAAATGCACACCTGGGACTCAAGCTCAGTCAGTCACAGGGCCTGTGCTTGTGACCCTTCCCACCCAAGCATTTAGCAAATGCATTGCTTAGAAAGCTGTCTCAAATGCCACACCAGGAGGTTGGAAAGAGGGCTAGACACTCCAGGAATGTTCTCCTGGGAAAGAAGATAATACAGTCATTTGTCCATGCAATTAACAGAGTTAAGTACATCAGTCATCCTCAGTAACTTTGACCCTATTGAGATTCCTCCACTCTATTGAT
Above is a window of Arvicanthis niloticus isolate mArvNil1 chromosome 5, mArvNil1.pat.X, whole genome shotgun sequence DNA encoding:
- the Mob3c gene encoding MOB kinase activator 3C; this translates as MALCLKQVFAKDKTFRPRKRFEPGTQRFELYKKAQASLKSGLDLRSVVRLPPGESIDDWIAVHVVDFFNRINLIYGTMAEHCSETSCPVMAGGPRYEYRWQDERQYRRPAKLSAPRYMALLMDWIEGLINDEDVFPTRVGVPFPKNFQQVCTKILTRLFRVFVHVYIHHFDSILSMGAEAHVNTCYKHFYYFIQEFSLVDQRELEPLREMTERICH